A window of Rhododendron vialii isolate Sample 1 chromosome 11a, ASM3025357v1 contains these coding sequences:
- the LOC131307889 gene encoding G-box-binding factor 1-like isoform X2: protein METEGVGSPAKPPKLMANGEDAKPVKSSKRTISTQERTLAPQPDWSAFMQMQAYNSARHIPPLSSNPNFSASHPYMWGNEGWAFKIPEAEGKVFYGTDWKPMRKCTGSLGGVGFVGERSGESAKTTGSSRIDRDIGSGIASTSHDSDKAKHEECPVMKKRCFDQMLADEANVDDKNTVTANYGGAKHQVLLQGDKLLYMPASKGDRGISSKGSSPASKFMMKNPNKPSGASEPVASAKMVAREKVMSARQIQHRFSLDLNLVDERRNLQNKEAARRLRDRRKERKEIEAKADTLRRETSMLTKTLTRYSEMCLELKDENDCLLEELKRMDEANAFSALKAKDPYPCLQLVREDNNNGRNQESSSDHKSSLTDPSTPDT from the exons ATGGAGACTGAGGGTGTCGGTTCACCTGCTAAACCTCCCAAATTAATGGCAAATGGAGAGGACGCAAAACCTGTCAAATCTTCTAAACGAACTATTTCTACTCAG GAAAGAACCCTTGCTCCTCAGCCTGATTGGTCAGCTTTTATGCAGATGCAG GCATATAACAGTGCAAGGCATATTCCACCACTTTCTTCGAACCCGAATTTTTCTGCTTCACATCCATATATGTGGGGAAATGAG GGTTGGGCATTCAAAATTCCAGAGGCAGAAGGAAAGGTATTCTACGGGACAGACTGGAAGCCAATGAGAAAGTGCACAGGAAGCTTGGGAGGTGTTGGATTTGTGGGTGAAAGGTCAGGAGAAAGTGCAAAGACAACTGGGAGTTCAAGAATTGACCGTGATATAGGAAG TGGAATTGCGAGCACATCACACGACAGTGACAAAGCTAAACACGAG GAGTGTCCTGTCATGAAGAAGCGATGCTTTGATCAGATGCTTGCTGACG AAGCTAATGTGGACGACAAGAATACCGTGACTGCTAACTATGGTGGAGCAAAGCATCAAGTTTTGCTCCAAGGCGACAAACTCTTATACATGCCTGCATCAAAGGGGGACAGGGGGATCAGCTCTAAAGGATCCTCTCCTGCGTCCAAATTCATGATGAAGAACCCTAATAAACCCTCTGGTGCTTCAGAGCCAGTGGCGTCAGCTAAAATGGTTGCACGTGAAAAGGTCATGTCTGCACGGCAGATTCAG CACAGATTCTCGCTTGACTTGAACTTAGTT GATGAAAGGAGGAACCTGCAAAATAAAGAGGCAGCTAGGAGGTTGAGAGATCGCAGGAAG GAACGAAAAGAAATAGAAGCCAAGGCGGACACCTTACGCAGGGAAACTTCCATGCTCACAAAAACACTAACCAGATATTCAGAGATGTGCTTAGAGCTCAAGGACGAAAATGACTGCTTATTG GAAGAACTAAAGCGGATGGATGAAGCAAATGCTTTCTCTGCACTTAAGGCTAAGGATCCTTACCCGTGTCTTCAATTGGTTCGTGAAGACAACAACAATGGCCGCAATCAAGAATCTTCAAGTGACCACAAATCGTCACTGACAGATCCATCAACACCTGACACATAG
- the LOC131307889 gene encoding G-box-binding factor 1-like isoform X3: METEGVGSPAKPPKLMANGEDAKPVKSSKRTISTQERTLAPQPDWSAFMQMQAYNSARHIPPLSSNPNFSASHPYMWGNEGWAFKIPEAEGKVFYGTDWKPMRKCTGSLGGVGFVGERSGESAKTTGSSRIDRDIGSGIASTSHDSDKAKHEECPVMKKRCFDQMLADEANVDDKNTVTANYGGAKHQVLLQGDKLLYMPASKGDRGISSKGSSPASKFMMKNPNKPSGASEPVASAKMVAREKVMSARQIQDVPKLLDERRNLQNKEAARRLRDRRKERKEIEAKADTLRRETSMLTKTLTRYSEMCLELKDENDCLLEELKRMDEANAFSALKAKDPYPCLQLVREDNNNGRNQESSSDHKSSLTDPSTPDT; the protein is encoded by the exons ATGGAGACTGAGGGTGTCGGTTCACCTGCTAAACCTCCCAAATTAATGGCAAATGGAGAGGACGCAAAACCTGTCAAATCTTCTAAACGAACTATTTCTACTCAG GAAAGAACCCTTGCTCCTCAGCCTGATTGGTCAGCTTTTATGCAGATGCAG GCATATAACAGTGCAAGGCATATTCCACCACTTTCTTCGAACCCGAATTTTTCTGCTTCACATCCATATATGTGGGGAAATGAG GGTTGGGCATTCAAAATTCCAGAGGCAGAAGGAAAGGTATTCTACGGGACAGACTGGAAGCCAATGAGAAAGTGCACAGGAAGCTTGGGAGGTGTTGGATTTGTGGGTGAAAGGTCAGGAGAAAGTGCAAAGACAACTGGGAGTTCAAGAATTGACCGTGATATAGGAAG TGGAATTGCGAGCACATCACACGACAGTGACAAAGCTAAACACGAG GAGTGTCCTGTCATGAAGAAGCGATGCTTTGATCAGATGCTTGCTGACG AAGCTAATGTGGACGACAAGAATACCGTGACTGCTAACTATGGTGGAGCAAAGCATCAAGTTTTGCTCCAAGGCGACAAACTCTTATACATGCCTGCATCAAAGGGGGACAGGGGGATCAGCTCTAAAGGATCCTCTCCTGCGTCCAAATTCATGATGAAGAACCCTAATAAACCCTCTGGTGCTTCAGAGCCAGTGGCGTCAGCTAAAATGGTTGCACGTGAAAAGGTCATGTCTGCACGGCAGATTCAG GATGTACCTAAGCTACTGGATGAAAGGAGGAACCTGCAAAATAAAGAGGCAGCTAGGAGGTTGAGAGATCGCAGGAAG GAACGAAAAGAAATAGAAGCCAAGGCGGACACCTTACGCAGGGAAACTTCCATGCTCACAAAAACACTAACCAGATATTCAGAGATGTGCTTAGAGCTCAAGGACGAAAATGACTGCTTATTG GAAGAACTAAAGCGGATGGATGAAGCAAATGCTTTCTCTGCACTTAAGGCTAAGGATCCTTACCCGTGTCTTCAATTGGTTCGTGAAGACAACAACAATGGCCGCAATCAAGAATCTTCAAGTGACCACAAATCGTCACTGACAGATCCATCAACACCTGACACATAG
- the LOC131307889 gene encoding G-box-binding factor 1-like isoform X1, with protein METEGVGSPAKPPKLMANGEDAKPVKSSKRTISTQERTLAPQPDWSAFMQMQAYNSARHIPPLSSNPNFSASHPYMWGNEYPPVGLYATQPLYPGSYHLCAIHNHPNAVGGWAFKIPEAEGKVFYGTDWKPMRKCTGSLGGVGFVGERSGESAKTTGSSRIDRDIGSGIASTSHDSDKAKHEECPVMKKRCFDQMLADEANVDDKNTVTANYGGAKHQVLLQGDKLLYMPASKGDRGISSKGSSPASKFMMKNPNKPSGASEPVASAKMVAREKVMSARQIQDVPKLLDERRNLQNKEAARRLRDRRKERKEIEAKADTLRRETSMLTKTLTRYSEMCLELKDENDCLLEELKRMDEANAFSALKAKDPYPCLQLVREDNNNGRNQESSSDHKSSLTDPSTPDT; from the exons ATGGAGACTGAGGGTGTCGGTTCACCTGCTAAACCTCCCAAATTAATGGCAAATGGAGAGGACGCAAAACCTGTCAAATCTTCTAAACGAACTATTTCTACTCAG GAAAGAACCCTTGCTCCTCAGCCTGATTGGTCAGCTTTTATGCAGATGCAG GCATATAACAGTGCAAGGCATATTCCACCACTTTCTTCGAACCCGAATTTTTCTGCTTCACATCCATATATGTGGGGAAATGAG TATCCGCCCGTAGGATTGTATGCCACCCAGCCCCTTTATCCTGGTTCATATCATCTTTGTGCAATTCATAATCATCCTAATGCAGTTGGG GGTTGGGCATTCAAAATTCCAGAGGCAGAAGGAAAGGTATTCTACGGGACAGACTGGAAGCCAATGAGAAAGTGCACAGGAAGCTTGGGAGGTGTTGGATTTGTGGGTGAAAGGTCAGGAGAAAGTGCAAAGACAACTGGGAGTTCAAGAATTGACCGTGATATAGGAAG TGGAATTGCGAGCACATCACACGACAGTGACAAAGCTAAACACGAG GAGTGTCCTGTCATGAAGAAGCGATGCTTTGATCAGATGCTTGCTGACG AAGCTAATGTGGACGACAAGAATACCGTGACTGCTAACTATGGTGGAGCAAAGCATCAAGTTTTGCTCCAAGGCGACAAACTCTTATACATGCCTGCATCAAAGGGGGACAGGGGGATCAGCTCTAAAGGATCCTCTCCTGCGTCCAAATTCATGATGAAGAACCCTAATAAACCCTCTGGTGCTTCAGAGCCAGTGGCGTCAGCTAAAATGGTTGCACGTGAAAAGGTCATGTCTGCACGGCAGATTCAG GATGTACCTAAGCTACTGGATGAAAGGAGGAACCTGCAAAATAAAGAGGCAGCTAGGAGGTTGAGAGATCGCAGGAAG GAACGAAAAGAAATAGAAGCCAAGGCGGACACCTTACGCAGGGAAACTTCCATGCTCACAAAAACACTAACCAGATATTCAGAGATGTGCTTAGAGCTCAAGGACGAAAATGACTGCTTATTG GAAGAACTAAAGCGGATGGATGAAGCAAATGCTTTCTCTGCACTTAAGGCTAAGGATCCTTACCCGTGTCTTCAATTGGTTCGTGAAGACAACAACAATGGCCGCAATCAAGAATCTTCAAGTGACCACAAATCGTCACTGACAGATCCATCAACACCTGACACATAG
- the LOC131307883 gene encoding putative pentatricopeptide repeat-containing protein At3g18840 isoform X1 produces the protein MRSLKDGLKFHCHAIKAGLTPIIFTSNQLINLYSRHRLMQEAQKLFDEMPERNVFTWNAMICAQLKTQNLNQAQALFDSAPEKDSVTYNSMLSGFVRTDGYETHALKLFLNMQSASDGVKIDVFTLATMLNFTAKICVPCYGKQLQSFMVKTGNDSDGFVMSALIDMYSKCGCFRDACQVFNVGDGVVVDLVTKNAMVAACCREGELEMARDIFWSQPELNDTVSWNTLISGYAQNGYEEETIKLFGCMSKSRFRWNEHTFASVLSACSGMKNLKLGKEVHAWVLKDGMYSNPFISSGIVDVYSKCGNMNNVESVYAAIGLENSFSITSMIVGYSFQGNMVEARRLFDSSFDKNFVMWTAMFSGYVKSQQCEAVFELLKEFNSKGETIPDASFLISGLGACSLQAAMGPGKQIHAYVLRSGIEWEKKLISAMVDMYSKCGNIMYARFLFERAIVRDSILYNVMIAAYAHHGYQDEAIQLFDEMLEKGFRPDEVTFLALLSACRHGGLVELGEKYFYSMAENYAITPESDHYACVIDLYGRSNQLEKAVKFMRKIPIECDAVLLGTFLNACKMNRNVELAREAEEELLRIGDYNRAGYVQLANVYAAEGKWVEMGKIRKKMRGKEVKKFAGCSWLYVENRVGIFTSGYRSHSQTEAIYSMLDSLNLEMNDLVKWKLELQHSVRGFIS, from the coding sequence ATGAGGTCGCTGAAAGACGGGCTTAAATTTCATTGCCATGCCATAAAAGCAGGTTTAACACCCATAATATTCACGTCCAACCAACTCATCAACCTATACTCCAGACACCGTCTCATGCAAGAAGCCCAGAAACTGTTCGACGAAATGCCTGAACGAAACGTGTTCACTTGGAACGCCATGATTTGCGCCCAATTAAAAACCCAAAACCTGAATCAAGCACAGGCACTCTTTGATTCAGCTCCAGAGAAAGATTCAGTCACGTACAATTCGATGTTGTCTGGGTTTGTAAGAACAGATGGGTATGAAACTCATGCACTAAAACTGTTTCTGAATATGCAATCGGCGTCTGACGGGGTTAAAATCGATGTATTTACTCTCGCAACAATGCTTAATTTCACGGCAAAGATATGTGTTCCTTGTTATGGAAAGCAACTGCAGTCGTTTATGGTTAAAACTGGGAATGATTCAGATGGGTTCGTGATGAGTGCTCTCATTGACATGTATTCGAAATGTGGATGTTTTCGAGATGCATGTCAAGTGTTTAACGTGGGTGATGGTGTGGTTGTTGATTTGGTTACGAAGAATGCAATGGTGGCTGCTTGTTGTAGAGAAGGGGAGTTAGAAATGGCAAGAGATATATTTTGGAGCCAACCGGAGTTAAATGATACAGTCTCTTGGAATACATTGATTTCAGGGTATGCCCAAAACGGTTATGAGGAGGAGACAATCAAGTTGTTCGGCTGTATGTCAAAGAGCCGATTTCGATGGAATGAACACACTTTTGCTAGTGTTTTGAGTGCTTGCTCTGGTATGAAGAATTTGAAGCTTGGCAAGGAAGTTCATGCTTGGGTTTTAAAGGATGGGATGTATTCTAATCCATTCATAAGTAGTGGCATTGTTGATGTTTATTCCAAGTGCGGCAACATGAACAATGTGGAGTCGGTCTATGCGGCAATTGGTTTGGAAAATTCCTTTTCAATCACTTCCATGATCGTGGGATATTCATTCCAAGGTAACATGGTAGAAGCCAGGAGGCTTTTTGATTCATCTTTTGACAAGAATTTTGTCATGTGGACAGCTATGTTTTCTGGGTATGTGAAATCCCAGCAGTGTGAAGCTGTGTTTGAGCTTTTAAAGGAGTTCAATTCAAAGGGAGAAACCATTCCTGATGCTTCGTTCCTCATTAGTGGGCTTGGTGCCTGTTCATTACAAGCGGCTATGGGTCCTGGCAAACAAATTCATGCTTATGTATTGCGATCTGGAATTGAATGGGAAAAGAAGTTGATAAGTGCCATGGTTGATATGTACTCTAAATGTGGGAATATAATGTATGCACGATTTTTGTTTGAGAGAGCAATTGTTAGAGATTCAATCCTCTACAATGTCATGATAGCTGCTTATGCTCATCATGGGTATCAAGATGAAGCTATTCAGCTCTTTGATGAAATGTTGGAGAAAGGATTCAGACCTGATGAAGTCACCTTTCTTGCACTCTTGTCTGCATGTCGTCATGGTGGCTTAGTGGAGCTGGGTGAGAAGTATTTCTATTCCATGGCAGAGAATTATGCCATAACACCCGAAAGTGATCACTATGCATGTGTGATTGATTTGTACGGGAGGTCCAATCAACTAGAAAAGGCAGTCAAATTTATGAGGAAAATTCCTATAGAATGTGATGCCGTGCTTTTGGGGACCTTTTTGAATGCTTGCAAGATGAACAGGAATGTAGAACTTGCTAGAGAAGCAGAGGAGGAGCTACTGAGAATTGGAGACTACAATAGGGCGGGATATGTGCAATTGGCTAATGTTTACGCTGCAGAGGGAAAGTGGGTTGAAATGGGGAAgataaggaagaagatgagagggaaagaggtaaagaagtttgCTGGTTGCAGTTGGTTATATGTGGAGAACAGAGTTGGCATCTTCACCTCTGGCTatagatctcattctcaaaCAGAAGCTATATATTCAATGTTGGACAGCTTGAATTTAGAAATGAACGACTTGGTCAAGTGGAAATTAGAACTACAGCACTCTGTCAGGGGGTTCATAAGCTGA
- the LOC131307883 gene encoding HVA22-like protein k isoform X2 has translation MAAFASNMPSEVGLRLLRCPLGPNIVLRTASCSVGVVLPVYSTFKALESRNQDEQQRWLLYWAAYGSFSIAEVFTDKFLSWFPLYYHMKLAFLVWLQLPSVDGAKQLYMNHLRPFLLRHQARLDQIMGCLYSEMTKFVSAQQGGLQFAKTLLMKILGTATQVVGGIFHPLQSKPSGGSRSIEGPTGREEQARSEIEGPTPLVPNSESENDE, from the exons ATGGCTGCTTTTGCATCGAATATGCCTAGCGAG GTTGGGCTGCGTTTGCTTCGTTGTCCTCTTGGTCCCAACATTGTTCTCCGAACAGCATC CTGTTCAGTGGGGGTTGTTTTGCCGGTGTACTCGACATTTAAAGCACTTGAGTCAAGAAACCAAGATGAGCAGCAAAGATGGCTTTTGTACTGGGCAG CATATGGATCTTTTAGTATTGCTGAAGTTTTCACCGATAAATTTCTCTCCTG GTTTCCACTCTATTACCATATGAAGTTGGCATTTCTAGTTTGGCTTCAACTTCCATCTGTTGAT GGGGCAAAACAATTGTATATGAACCATCTGCGCCCTTTCCTGTTGAGGCATCAAGCTAGACTCGATCAAATCATGGGGTGTTTGTACAGTGAGATG ACTAAATTCGTAAGTGCACAACAAGGAGGATTACAGTTTGCAAAGACGCTGCTAATGAAGATTTTGGGGACAG CAACCCAAGTGGTCGGCGGTATCTTCCACCCGTTGCAGAGCAAACCTAGCGGTGGAAGTCGCTCGATTGAAGGTCCAACTGGTAGAGAAGAGCAAGCTAGGAGTGAGATTGAAGGCCCAACACCTCTAGTGCCGAATTCAGAATCAGAGAATGATGAATGA